TAGCCGAGCTTCGCCAGCGCCTCCGGCACGGTGCGGTTGATGATCTTGAAGTAGCCGCCGCCGGCCAGCTTCTTGAACTTCACCAGGGCGAAGTCGGGCTCGATGCCGGTGGTGTCGCAGTCCATCACCATGCCGATCGTGCCCGTGGGCGCGATCACCGTGGCCTGCGCGTTGCGGTAGCCGTGCTCCTCACCAAGCTCCAGCGCGCGGTCCCAGGCGGCCTTGGCGGCCTCGCCCAGGTTGCGGTCGGGCAGGTTGGCGTGGTCCAGCGCCACCGGCGCGTGGGTCAGGCCCTCGTAGCCCGCCTCGGCGCCGTGGGCCGCGCGGGTGTGGTTGCGCATCACCGCCAGCATGGGCTCGCGGTTCTCCGCGAAGCCGGGGAAGGCGCCCAGCTCGCTCGCCATCTCGGCGGAGGCGGCGTAGGACTCACCCGTCATCACAGCCGAGATCGCGCCGGCCATGGCGCGGCCCTGCTCGCTGTCGTAGGGCAGGCCCTCGGCCATCAGCAGGCCGCCCAGGTTGGCGTAGCCCAGGCCCAGCGTGCGGAAGCGGTAGGACAGGCGCGCGATCGCCTCGGAGGGGAACTGCGCCATCATCACCGAGATTTCGAGCGCCACCGTCCACAGCCGCGTGGCGTGGCGGAAGCCCTCCACGTCGAACCCGGCCTCGCCGCGGAACGGCATGAGGTTGATCGAGGCCAGGTTGCACGCGGTGTCGTCCAGGAACATGTACTCCGAGCACGGGTTGCTGGCGTTGATCCGCCCGGAGTTGGGGCAGGTGTGCCAGGCGTTGATCGTGCTGTCGTACTGGATGCCCGGATCGGCGCAGGCCCAGGCGGCGTAGCCGATCTTATCCCACAGCTCGCTGGCGTTGACCGTGCCGGCGCGGCTGCCGTCCACGCGGTTGATCAGCGGCCAGTCCTCGCCGTTCTCCACGGCCCGCAGGAAGGCGTCGCTGACGCGCACCGAGTTGTTGGAGTTCTGGCCCGAGACGGTGTTGTAGGCCTCGCTGTCCCAGTCCGTGTCGTACTCGGGGAACACCATCTCGGTGTAGCCCTGGCGCGCGAACTGGATGACGCGCTGGACGTAGTTCTCCGGCACCTGGGCGGCGCGGGCGTCCTTGATGGCCCCCTTCAGGTCCGGGTTCTGCTTGGGATCGAAGGCGGCCTCGCCGGACTCCCGCCACGCGTTACAGGCGGCCATGACGGCGTGCATGTGCTGCTTGCACTGCTTGGAGCCGGTGACGAGCGCGGCGACCTTCTGCTCCTCGACCACCTTCCAGTCGATGTAGTCCTCGATGTCGGGGTGGTCGACGTCGACCGTGACCATCTTGGCCGCGCGGCGCGTCGTGCCGCCGGACTTGATCGCGCCCGCCGCGCGGTCGCCGATCTTGAGGAAGGACATCAGCCCGGACGAGCGCCCGCCGCCGGCGAGCTTCTCGCCGGCCCCGCGCACGGAGGAGAAGTTGGTGCCCGTGCCCGAGCCGTACTTGAACAGCCGCGCCTCACGGACCCACAGGTCCATGATGCCGTTGTCGTTCACCAGGTCGTCGTTGACCGACTGGATGAAGCAGGCGTGCGGCTGGGGGTGCTCGTAGGCGCTCTTGGACTCCGTCATCTCCCCGGTGAAGGGGTCGACGTAGTAGTGGCCCTGGCTCGGCCCGTCGATGCCGTAGGCCCAGTGCAGCCCGGTGTTGAACCACTGGGGGGAGTTGGGCGCCGCCATCTGCGTGGCGAGCATGTAGCGCATCTCGTCATAGAATGCGCGCGCGTCGGCCTCGGTGTCGAAGTAGCCGCCCTTCCAGCCCCAGTAGGTCCAGGTGCCGGCCATGCGGTTGAAGACCTGCTTGGCGCTGGTCTCGCTGCCGTCGCGCTCGGCGTCCGGCTCGCTGGCGAGCGCGTCCTCGTCGGGGACGGAACGCCACAGCCAGCTCGGCACGTCGTTCTCCTCGACGCGCTTCAGGTGCGAGGCCACGCCGCGCTTGCGCAGGTACTTCTGGGCCAGGATGTCGCTGGCGACCTGGCTCCAGTCGGCCGGCACCTCCAGGCCCTCCTGGCGGAAGACGAGCGAGCCGTCCGGGTTGCGGATCTCGCTCGTCGTCGCCCGGAAGGGCATGTCCTCGAACACCTCGCGGTCGGCGCGCGTGTAGCGTCGCTCGATCTTCATGACTCCCCCTCTGCGTCACGGGCGCGGCCGGGCTGCTCGCGCCCGCTGTGAGATGCGCTCGTCCGGTTGAGGCGCCGTATCCCCGCACCCATGCGAATGCGCGGACCGCACGGCCTCATTCCCTCAAAGGTATATCCCGTCGAATCGCAAATGGACGGCGTTTGAAACCAATAAAATCCGAATCAAACGATTGATTGTGGGTGGTCGCGAATGGCGTGGGCGGCTGCCTGGCCGGCGTGTGAGCCCCCGCCGTCCG
This Limimonas halophila DNA region includes the following protein-coding sequences:
- a CDS encoding vitamin B12-dependent ribonucleotide reductase, with protein sequence MKIERRYTRADREVFEDMPFRATTSEIRNPDGSLVFRQEGLEVPADWSQVASDILAQKYLRKRGVASHLKRVEENDVPSWLWRSVPDEDALASEPDAERDGSETSAKQVFNRMAGTWTYWGWKGGYFDTEADARAFYDEMRYMLATQMAAPNSPQWFNTGLHWAYGIDGPSQGHYYVDPFTGEMTESKSAYEHPQPHACFIQSVNDDLVNDNGIMDLWVREARLFKYGSGTGTNFSSVRGAGEKLAGGGRSSGLMSFLKIGDRAAGAIKSGGTTRRAAKMVTVDVDHPDIEDYIDWKVVEEQKVAALVTGSKQCKQHMHAVMAACNAWRESGEAAFDPKQNPDLKGAIKDARAAQVPENYVQRVIQFARQGYTEMVFPEYDTDWDSEAYNTVSGQNSNNSVRVSDAFLRAVENGEDWPLINRVDGSRAGTVNASELWDKIGYAAWACADPGIQYDSTINAWHTCPNSGRINASNPCSEYMFLDDTACNLASINLMPFRGEAGFDVEGFRHATRLWTVALEISVMMAQFPSEAIARLSYRFRTLGLGYANLGGLLMAEGLPYDSEQGRAMAGAISAVMTGESYAASAEMASELGAFPGFAENREPMLAVMRNHTRAAHGAEAGYEGLTHAPVALDHANLPDRNLGEAAKAAWDRALELGEEHGYRNAQATVIAPTGTIGMVMDCDTTGIEPDFALVKFKKLAGGGYFKIINRTVPEALAKLGYPEDQVEAIVRHAVGNGTLENAPGVNHDALRKVGFTEEALANLEGALGSAFDIRFAFNKWTLGEVFCKQTLGFTDAQLNDIGFDMLAALGFSEEAIDAANTYCCGAMTVEGAPYLKAEHLPVFDCAIACGRKGTRSLSVESHIRMMAAAQPFISGAISKTINMPKAATVEDCKDAYKLSWRLGLKANALYRDGSKLSQPLAASLIADDEDEDAEEVADAVAEAPAQERAQMITERVVERVIEKRAERRRLPGRRKGYTQKANVGGHKVYLRTGEYEDGDLGEIFIDMHKEGAAFRSLMNNFAIAISIGLQYGVPLEEYVDAFTFTRFEPSGMVEGNDTIKMATSLLDYIFRELAVSYLGRDDLAHVSPSDTWPDAVGEGEQSALGEDEVQETVRRYASTGYVRNALTVYHGNQGGETTARAAGGGGGPVGGSAAASAGTATVSTTTRPSGGTSTGGSGRDRAMAEARLKGYEGDACDSCGNFTLVRNGTCLKCVTCGSTTGCS